From the genome of Miscanthus floridulus cultivar M001 chromosome 10, ASM1932011v1, whole genome shotgun sequence, one region includes:
- the LOC136488522 gene encoding zinc finger BED domain-containing protein RICESLEEPER 2-like encodes MIKYIIHAEVPFLQFEDHYLQPWIDTMQPTFIVKGRHTIHSDCFKKFEDLKKELHTELQSLDSRVCLTSDIWTASQNLGYMAITAQYVDAEFKIKKKIISFKVLEYPHSGFAIEEETMRCLTEWGLRCSAHILNILVQDGMTVIHTAIKKIRELLKHIDSSVSRLPMFNSLAKGMGLASKSGIYLDIPTRWNSTFQMLREALKYKAVLNSYAPKIF; translated from the exons ATGATCAAGTATATCATTCATGCTGAGGTCCCATTTCTGCAGTTTGAAGACCATTACCTGCAGCCTTGGATTGATACAATGCAGCCAACTTTCATAGTCAAGGGTCGACATACAATCCACAGTGATTGCTTCAAAAAATTTGAGGACCTGAAGAAAGAGCTTCATACTGAACTTCAGAGTTTGGACTCTCGTGTTTGCCTAACATCAGATATTTGGACGGCATCACAGAACTTAGGATACATGGCCATAACAGCCCAGTACGTTGATGCAGAATTcaagatcaagaaaaagatcattTCGTTTAAAGTACTAGAGTATCCTCACTCAGGCTTTGCAATTGAAGAAGAAACAATGAGGTGCTTGACAGAATGGGGCTTAAG ATGTTCGGCTCACATTCTTAACATCTTGGTTCAGGATGGCATGACAGTGATCCACACAGCAATCAAAAAGATTCGTGAGCTGCTGAAGCATATTGATTCATCAGTTTCAAGACTTCCAATGTTCAATTCACTAGCAAAAGGGATGGGTTTGGCCTCAAAATCTGGCATATATCTTGACATCCCAACCAGATGGAATTCAACCTTCCAAATGCTTAGGGAAGCATTGAAATACAAAGCTGTCCTTAATTCTTATGCTCCTAAAATATTTTGA